GATCGCACGCTGCCGGGAGACCGGTTGCGGTTTTGCCGGTACCTCGCCATCGGCAATCACTTCTTCGGCTTGCCAGCCGCTGGGCCAATGAATTTCCGGATCGGCCGCCAACACAACAGAACTGGCCAACAGCAAACACCCAGCGCTCAATAGCCGTTTACGAACGTCGAACATGCGAAAAACACCCTAGAACCAAGCACCAAAGTGTGAGCCCCTGCGCCCATCGGTCGCAAGGCCTGCGTCAGCTTTTTCATTTGGCGCGGCAGGCGAGCCTTGCGTATCATGGCTGCGCTGCACAGATGCCAGCCGCAAGCCAAGGGAACGCTCCTCTCACCAGGAGCTGCGTTTGCCCCATTTTTTTCTGGAGGGCCCATGAGCCTGCACGAACTGAACACCTTCCCGGGCGTCACCGCCCAACCTGACACCGCCACGTCGAACTTCGTGTTCAACCACACCATGCTGCGGGTCAAGGACATCACCAAGTCGCTGGATTTCTATACCCGCGTCCTGGGTTTCTCCCTGGTTGAAAAGCGCGATTTCCCGGAAGCCGAATTCAGCCTGTACTTCCTGGCCCTGGTGGACAAATCCCAGATCCCTGCCGACGCCGCCGCGCGCACCCAGTGGATGAAGTCGATCCCGGGCATCCTTGAACTGACCCACAACCACGGCACCGAAAACGATGCCGACTTCGCTTATCACAACGGCAATACCGACCCGCGTGGCTTTGGCCATATCTGCATCTCGGTGCCGGATATCGTTGCAGCGTGCGAACGCTTTGAAGCGCTGGGGTGTGATTTCCAGAAACGCCTGAGCGATGGCCGCATGAAAAGCCTGGCATTCATCAAGGACCCCGATGCGTATTGGGTCGAGATCATTCAACCCGCGCCGCTGTAACGAAAAAACCCCATGATCACTCATGGGGTTTTTCATTTTCAGGCCCTGCGTTACGCCGGCGCAGACGTACGGATCAGGTGATCAAACGCACTCAGCGACGCCTTGGCGCCCTCGCCTACCGCAATCACGATCTGCTTGTACGGCACCGTCGTCACGTCACCGG
This region of Pseudomonas asgharzadehiana genomic DNA includes:
- the gloA gene encoding lactoylglutathione lyase — its product is MSLHELNTFPGVTAQPDTATSNFVFNHTMLRVKDITKSLDFYTRVLGFSLVEKRDFPEAEFSLYFLALVDKSQIPADAAARTQWMKSIPGILELTHNHGTENDADFAYHNGNTDPRGFGHICISVPDIVAACERFEALGCDFQKRLSDGRMKSLAFIKDPDAYWVEIIQPAPL